The window GCGGGCAATGGAGGCTCTATATGGTTCAGCCGTTGAGATATCACGACATTTCAGACCAGTTACTGAACTCGATGAAGGATTACGCCAACGAGTTCTCGAAATACTGTGCGCTTTTGCTTATCAGGATTACGCCCGTAGTGCGGCAAGCGTTCGCAAATGCGACTGTTGCGATGGGGACGGCTTTACCGAGGCAGATATTTTCACAAATAAAGTTCAGTACCCGGATGGGAAACCGCCTAAATGGGCAAAAATCACGAAGGGGGTTTGCCCGTCCTATTGGGAGGAATGGAAGTCGGTACGGGAGACTGCGCGCGTTTTATGCTCAGCCTGTAACGGAAAAGGTGTTATCAGCAATGCGTGTCGCTGCCATGGGAAAGGGAAGGTACTGGACAAGAAAGAAACGGAGATGCAGGGCGTGCCGGTTATGAAAGTTTGTGAGCGCTGCACAGGCAGAGGTTATGCCCGGCTTAAATTCTCTAATGTGCTGGAGGGTGTACGCACCGAGTGGGATGTGAAGAAAACCACGGCTTATGACCACATCCAGCCATTATTCGAATTATTGGTAGAAGAGTGTCACCGGCAGGAGGGATATGCAGACAGTGCATTGAAATCAGTTACTCAATAGTGATTTTTTCTATGGAAGGTAAATTTTAGAGAAAATAGATATTGTGGTTTACGGAATTTTCGTCTAGTATCGGCTCTAACGCTGGGAATCCGTTCAATCGTTTCGACCAGCAATAAAATATTCAAGCCCTGCGGTTAACTCCGTGGGGCTTTTGCGTTTCTGGAGGTAACGGCGAGGCGCTACCCTCGCCTTAACATTAAGGGAGGGTTTTCATTACGTTATCAATCTCCCTTCCTTCAAATCTTGAAGTCCAGCCGCAGGAGCCGCAATGGTACGGAAAATCATCGAACCCGCTTCCGACTTGTTTAAGACAGTTGGGACAATAAACCGCGCTGATATACCCACCCGCGGGATTTTTTCTAAAGGCCGCACCCATGTGCTCGACAAACTCATCCTTTGCCCGGTAAGCCGCTACTTCCTTCGCAAGTTCTACGCATTTGGCCTTCGCCTCGGCAAGTTCTTCTATGGTGGCAGCATGGGCTTTTTGAAGTACGTCGATCTGCTCTCCAATGAAAGCGATGCGCTCGCGCAGGACCTCGTTACTTTGCACAGCAGAAAGCGCGCCGATCCCGTTTTTAAGGGACGCGATAAGTAATCCTACATCCATGGTCATTCCCTAATTGTCTGTGGAATGACCAATTTAGCAATTTCCTTTGTCTGTGGAAAGCAGGGAAACCACGTGCCGGGCGTGGATAAATATCCCGGTATTGAATCGACTGTTGGCTGCCGCTTGGCGGCCTTTTTCATTTCAGGTTCACGGGAATCATCCGCTACGTGCTTTGTTGATAAATCCAACCCGTGAAGCCTGACCCTCTACACACGGAATAACTATGTCTGAGCCAATCACAATTGCCAGTGGGGTGACCTCCGCAACGGTAGGGATCACTTTCGCCACTATGTTCCCGGAGGCGACGCCTGGCGTAATGTTATGTGCGCTGGCCGGGGCGGCAATGTATGTGCTGACCTCAGAGCCTCATCAACTCTGGAAGCAGATGCTCTTCGCGGTCATCTCGTTTATGGGCGGCGTGTTCTTCTCCGTCCCTATGGCGAAAATCCTTGCCGGCGTAATCAATACGGCCCTTGGGTTGTTGCAACCGCCTGTCAGTATCGAAGTCTCACCGAATGTTGGTGCGCTGGTATCCGCTTCCATTTCCGTCGCGGTCCTGCTTCGAATCGTCGCCAAATCACGGCGCGGCAAGATGCCCGGACTGGAGGAGGAAGGGAAATGACATGGCATTCCGTCATCGTGGATGCAAACGCGATTATCTGCATGGCGATCGTGTTTCGTCTGATGTTCTTCAGTAAGACAGGACGCAGGCACCGCCCGGGTTATGCCTGGATGGCTTACTTCCTGATCCTGTCGGCAGGCTTCACCGCTTTCCGTATTCTTCTCGGCCATTACAGCAACGTTGACCCAGGTGAGTTATTCCTCAACCTGGCCATATGCATTGCTGTCTGGCGAGCCAAAGGCAATCTGGCAAAAGTCGTAAGGGCTGACTGATGACCAAAGACGATATCTTCAACAGCATTCTCGGCAAAGAGGGTGGCTACGTTAATCACCCGAACGACAAAGGCGGCCCGACGAACTGGGGAATCACTCAGGCAACGGCACGCGCCCATGGCTTTACCGGTGATATGCTTAACCTGACGCGTCAGCAAGCTCTCGAAAT of the Citrobacter freundii genome contains:
- a CDS encoding antitermination protein; the protein is MNLESIAKYFAPKSPMFSDSSRATATDNLTGTDVMAALGLVNAKCGFGFDLYLAKIGISSPERAMEALYGSAVEISRHFRPVTELDEGLRQRVLEILCAFAYQDYARSAASVRKCDCCDGDGFTEADIFTNKVQYPDGKPPKWAKITKGVCPSYWEEWKSVRETARVLCSACNGKGVISNACRCHGKGKVLDKKETEMQGVPVMKVCERCTGRGYARLKFSNVLEGVRTEWDVKKTTAYDHIQPLFELLVEECHRQEGYADSALKSVTQ
- a CDS encoding putative holin; this encodes MSEPITIASGVTSATVGITFATMFPEATPGVMLCALAGAAMYVLTSEPHQLWKQMLFAVISFMGGVFFSVPMAKILAGVINTALGLLQPPVSIEVSPNVGALVSASISVAVLLRIVAKSRRGKMPGLEEEGK
- a CDS encoding phage holin family protein; the protein is MTWHSVIVDANAIICMAIVFRLMFFSKTGRRHRPGYAWMAYFLILSAGFTAFRILLGHYSNVDPGELFLNLAICIAVWRAKGNLAKVVRAD